In Rhinolophus ferrumequinum isolate MPI-CBG mRhiFer1 chromosome 7, mRhiFer1_v1.p, whole genome shotgun sequence, the following proteins share a genomic window:
- the MOSPD3 gene encoding motile sperm domain-containing protein 3, producing the protein MRRGAPQDQELVGPGAPGRGSRGAPPPPVPVIPVLVFPPDLVFRADQRSGPRQLLTLYNPTGAALRFRVLCTAPAKYTVFDAEGYVKPQSCIDIVIRHVSPIPSHYDVQDRFRIELSEEGAEGRVLGRKDITSVLRAPAYPLELQEQSNPMPHPGPPSWTAPPTARHLPEKSHSQLATSSFLLFLLTGIVSVAFLLLPLQDELGSQLPQILHVSMGQKLVAAYVLGLLTMVFLRT; encoded by the exons ATGCGCCGCGGGGCGCCCCAGGACCAGGAGCTCGTGGGTCCGGGGGCTCCTGGGCGGGGATCCCGGGGCGCCCCTCCTCCCCCGGTACCTGTTATCCCGGTCCTCGTCTTTCCCCCGGATCTAGTATTCAGAGCGGACCAACGGAGCGGACCCCGGCAGCTGCTGACCCTCTATAACCCCACGGGAGCTGCGCTTCGCTTCCGAG TTCTGTGCACAGCACCTGCCAAATACACAGTGTTTGATGCAGAAGGATACGTGAAGCCTCAGTCCTGCATTGACAT TGTGATTCGCCACGTGTCCCCCATTCCCAGTCACTATGATGTCCAGGACCGCTTCCGCATCGAGCTGTCTGAGGAGGGAGCTGAGGGCCGAGTGCTGGGGCGCAAGGACATCACCTCGGTTCTGAGGGCCCCAGCGTACCCCCTTGAACTTCAGGAACAATCCAACCCAATGCCCCACCCAGGACCTCCTTCCTGGACAGCGCCACCCACAGCCAGACACCTCCCAGAAA AATCCCACTCGCAACTGGCCACcagctccttcctcctcttcttgcTGACGGGCATAGTCTCGGTGGCCTTCCTTCTGCTCCCGCTCCAGGATGAACTCGGCAGCCAGCTGCCCCAAATCCTTCACGTCTCCATGGGACAAAAGTTGGTGGCAGCCTACGTCTTGG GTCTGCTCACCATGGTTTTCCTCCGGACCTGA